The segment TGAGCGGCACCTACTCCTCCCGGGCGGACGCGGGGGCAAGGGTAATAACTTCTTCAAGACATCGACGAATCAAGCACCTCGCTACGCACAGCCTGGCGAACCTAGTCAGGAGCGTCTCGTCGTACTGCAGCTCAAGACGCTGGCGGACGTGGGACTAGTAGGACTCCCCAATGCGGGTAAGTCTACACTCCTAGCAGCCCTCTCAGCGGCTAAGCCTAAAATTGCGGACTACCCCTTTACCACGCTACAACCGAACCTAGGGATGGTCTCTTACCGTGACAATCGCTCTTTCGTCATGGCAGACATCCCAGGGATCATCGAGGGTGCCGCTGAGGGTAGGGGACTGGGACTACGCTTCCTCAGACACATCGAGCGTAACTCGATACTGCTCTTTATGGTGCCTATAGACAGCCCCGACATCATCGCTGAGTATCGGATGCTATGTCGCGAGCTAGAGGAGTATAATCCAGGATTGATCGACAAGCGACACATCCTAGCTATCACCAAGATAGACTTGGCAGACAGTGAGCTTATCGATCTTGTCTCAGAGACACTACCCGAAGAGGTCCCGACGATCTTTATCTCTGCCGTGGCGCAGCGAGGACTGACCGAGCTGAAGGATCTGATATGGCGAGAGATCAATGCCCCCTCACTACATGACCCGAACGAGATCCTACGCCAACCGCTCAACGACCGCACGACACAAGAGGACGATGATCCTGATAACCCGCTGCCTAAGCTTAAGGTGGAGGAGGAGCATGACCTCATAGATGACATCATCTGGGAGGAGTAACTGCCTACAAGGATGATGGTCACGACACTTTATCTTATAACTACTAACCTAGCATATACCCTATGAACTATCATCAATACAGTACCCCCGAGCTAGTCACGACACAGCTCGCACAGTTTATTGCCGAAGCGGTCGAGGCGACCGAAGGCGACTTTCATCTAGCACTCTCATTGGAAGAGCATGCGGAGGTCTTGGCACAGGCACTCACGTCAGAGCCTTGGCGTAGTCGTATCGCATGGGATCGAGTACACTTCTACCTACTTCACGAGCAGCTGGGCGAAGCCGATCTAGCGCATCGCACGCTGCTACAGCGTCTGCTATTCGATCCGCTACAGATCCCTGCGGAGCATATCCACGCTGTGGAGGAGTCTGCACAAGAGCCCGCACAGGCTGCGGCCTCTCTGCAGCAGCATGTAGCGGAGCGTGTAAGCCATCTAGACGGTCGTCCGCAGTTTGACCTAGCCCTCCTCGAGATGGGTGTGGATGGTCACCTCGCTGGGGTCTATCCCGACCAGGTGGAGCTGTATATCTCGGACGACGTCTTTGCACCCAATGAGATGACCACCGAGCAAGGGGAGCAGCGTCAGCTGGTTACGGTCACGCTCGAGGCACTTGAAGAGTCTAAGCGACTGGTCTTCCTCGCACTCGGTCAGGACGTGCGCCACGCGGTGGGACACATCGTCAATCTCTTGCCCGAGGCGAAAGCTTATCCTGCTAACTTCCTCGCGGCGAAGATACCTTGGGTACATCTCTTTGCCGATGATCAGGCCATGCGTGAGAAGTCTTACGCGATCTATTAATCCTACATCCCCTCTGTATGAAAGAGTTTATCAAGACTTCTCAATCTAGTGAGCGCACGATCCTCGTGGGGCTCATCACTCCCGACGTGTCGGAGACGCAGGCGGAGGAGTATCTTGATGAGCTGGCCTTTCTCTCAGAGACTGCGGGTGCAGAGCCTGTGGCGCGCTTCTTACAGCGTCTTGACACGCCGCACCCCGCCACCTTTGTGGGCAAAGGCAAGCTCGACGAGATCGCCGAGTATGTCTCTGCCCATGAGGTAGGGCTGGCGATCTTTGACGATGAGCTAGCGCCTAATCAGCTGCGCAACATAGAGCGTCAGCTAGGCATACGCATCCTCGACCGCACCTCCCTCATCCTCGACATCTTTGCCACACGAGCGCAGACGGCTCATGCCAAGACGCAGGTCGAGATGGCGCAGTACCAATATATGCTCCCACGTCTGACCCGACTGTGGACGCACCTCGAGCGCCAGCGTGGTGGTAACATCGGTCTACGTGGCCCGGGCGAGACGCAGCTGGAGACTGACCGACGGATCATCCTACGCAAGATCTCACAGCTCAAGGAGCAGCTCAAGAAGATCGACAAGCAGAAGAGCGTGCAGCGACAGAACCGTGGCAAGATGGTGCGTGTCGCACTCGTTGGCTATACCAATGTGGGTAAGTCTACGCTGATGAATGTCCTCGCTAAGAGCGACATCTTTGCCGAGAACAAGCTCTTTGCGACGCTCGACACGACCGTTCGCAAGGTCGTGTTGGGTAATCTGCCCTTCCTCCTAGCCGACACCGTGGGCTTCATACGCAAGCTCCCGACACAGCTGGTGGAGTCGTTCAAGAGTACCCTCGACGAGGTGCGTGAGTCGGATCTGATCCTGCACGTTGTGGACATCTCGCACCCTGAGTTTGAGGATCAGATAGCAGTGGTCACCGAGACGCTTCGAGAGATCGAGGCTCTAGGTGACAAACCTCAGATACTGGTCTTCAACAAGATCGACGCTTACCAGCATATCCCCAAAGACCCCGACGACTTGACACCAGCGACCAAGCTCAACCGCACACGTGAGGAGCTAGAGAAGAGCTGGATGGCGCGTATGGGCAACGACTGCGTCTTTATTTCGGCACGTACGGGAGAGGGTATGGACGAGCTGCGACGCCTCCTCTATGAGCGTGTCAAGGCGATCCACATACAGCGCTACCCCTACAACGACTTCCTCTACCAAGACTATAGCGACCTGCTGGACGATGGAGCAGAGTAAGCAGCTCACACGATGGCAGCGACTACGGCTTCGGCTGATGCGCTCTACATTGCGGGGCTTGGCACGCTTACCCCGCTCTTTCGTTGATAGCGTATTGGTTCCTACACTGGACTGGCTCCTCTATCATCTCTTTAAGTACCGACGTCAGGTGGTGGAGGAAAACATACGCCTCACCCTGACACATCTCTCACCCGATGAGCAAAAGATGGTCGGCAGACGCTTCTACCGTCATCTTGCGGAGCTGATGCTTCACGAGGCGCGCTACGCTTACGGGCCTGATGAACAGGTGCGCCAGCTCTTTCGTCTGGAGCAGACGGAGCTACTGGATCAGCTCTACGAGGCGGGACATAGACAGCTCTTCGTCCTCTTGGGACACATAGGTCCCTGGGAACTGATGGGCTCCTCAGCGCTGCACCTAGACCGGAGTCGCTATCAGCTGCATGTCATCTACAAGCGACTGCACAATCCCATCGCCGATCAGCTCACCCATGAGATGCGGGAGCAGCACTACGCCTACTGCATTGAGATGATGCAGCTAGCTCGTACGCTCATGCGTCATCGGAGCAAACAGACCGAACAGCTCGATGAGCGTATGCACCTCTACTGTCTACTGGCAGACCAATCGCCTGACTATGAGCAGATGCGCTACGTCTCGTCGCTCTTCGGACGCACTACACCCTTTGTCACAGGGTGGAGTCATCTAGCTATCAAGCTACAGATCCCGCTCCTCTTCTATGAGATACGCCATGACGACCAGGCCAAGCAATGGGTCGGTACCTTCCGGCTGCTCTGTGAGCATCCGACCGACAAGCTACAGCATCAGCTTGTCGATGACTATGTGACACTGCTAGAGGAAAACATTCGCTTGGCGCCACACCGCTGGCTCTGGAGCCACAAGCGCTGGCGCTTTGATCCGCACGACTTCCCGCAGATGGTCTACTCACCACGATGCGACGACTTATCTCTATAGTACTTTGATGCCTTCACACACTGCCATCGCCAGAGAGCCTTCTCTAGCTAGTCGCCTAGCGCGCTTTGTCTCTCGCTACTTCCTGCTGATCGTCGTAGCGGTAGCCCTTGTCGTCGCCCTCGTCGTCGCCCTTACGGGAGCTTATCCTCACCGTACTCCTGAGACGCTACTGGCGCGAGACATACTGACTTACCGACCTCTACTGCTGACGGTCGCTGTGATCCTCTCCATGGGGGCGGTACTACTCCCATGGCTTGTGGCAAAAGGGGCGACCCGTGCTACTGGAGCAAAGCTCGACTACCGGCATCACTTCCTCCCGCTCCTCTGCTTTGGCTTAGGCTATGCCAATCTACTGCTCGGGGTGGTCGATAGTTACCTCGGACTGCAGACGCTCTTCCTCATCGGGATGATTGTAGACAACCGCTGGGAGGAGCGAGCGAGCCTCTGTCGTCCACTCCGCCAGCGCTTTCTCTTCCCCTTGGCTCTCACGGCCGCACTTTATATCCTCTATACAGTGGTCGTCGCCGTTGGCTGGTCCACAAATGAAGAGATAGCGCTCAACTATTGGCGCCGCGAGGTCTGGCTACTCGTGATCCCGCTCTACTTCCTCATTTATAGTGGCCCGTCGGAGCGTCTCACGCAGAGCTTTTGGCTAGCCGCCCTGCGCATCGCATGGGTCTACTTGGTCGTCTTCCTCATCTTCTATTACGGCGTCCTGATCAGCTGTGGCACTAGTCCGCTCATCACGCTCACACTCAACAAGAGCTATCTCGTGGAGGCGGGCTTCGTTGCCGATAGCTCCCACATGCTGATGCCTTTTACCTTCACGCACTACACCTATCTAGGCGTCTACCTCTTGATCCCCGTCGTGATGAATATCTGTAGTCGTGAGCGCTCACAGCGCCTTCATGCCCACGCTGTGCTACTTGTCTCCCTCCTCTACGCCTGTGCTCTGCAGTCGCGCTACCTCCTACTCATGGCTATCGCTGTCGAAGGCTATGCGCTTATCTATCGAATCACAGCGCGGATACAAGGAGCCAAGCATACGGGTCGTCTAGCAGCTTACGTTATGCTCTCGGGAGCTCTCCTCCTGACGCTCATCTACACCACTTCGCCCTACCTCATGCACGGCTATCTCGATGGCACGGTGCGCAACGAAGCTCTACAGGTTAGCTATCAAGCAGCCCAAGAGGTGCCGATACTAATCGGAGGCGGGCTAGACTATGCCTACACGCTATTGCAGACGCTACCCATCGGGACGCCCGAGGAGCCACACCTCTTCCACTTTCACAATCAATATATGCAGACGCTCGTGCAGAGTGGTGTCATAGGACTCCTGCTCTGGCTCTCACTCCTCGGCTCGATGCTCTGGATAGTACTCAGGCAGCACCGTAGTGTCCTCATCGTTGTGGTCTCGCTATGGATCATCCTCTGCAATGTAGACCTCGTCAGCTACCTCCCCGAGTACCTCATCGGGATGCTCTTCCTCCTCGGCCTAGCTCTCTCCACAAGCGTCTCTCCAGATAAGAGCGTAGAGAGAGTCGCTATATGTGAG is part of the Porphyromonas asaccharolytica DSM 20707 genome and harbors:
- the hflX gene encoding GTPase HflX, translating into MKEFIKTSQSSERTILVGLITPDVSETQAEEYLDELAFLSETAGAEPVARFLQRLDTPHPATFVGKGKLDEIAEYVSAHEVGLAIFDDELAPNQLRNIERQLGIRILDRTSLILDIFATRAQTAHAKTQVEMAQYQYMLPRLTRLWTHLERQRGGNIGLRGPGETQLETDRRIILRKISQLKEQLKKIDKQKSVQRQNRGKMVRVALVGYTNVGKSTLMNVLAKSDIFAENKLFATLDTTVRKVVLGNLPFLLADTVGFIRKLPTQLVESFKSTLDEVRESDLILHVVDISHPEFEDQIAVVTETLREIEALGDKPQILVFNKIDAYQHIPKDPDDLTPATKLNRTREELEKSWMARMGNDCVFISARTGEGMDELRRLLYERVKAIHIQRYPYNDFLYQDYSDLLDDGAE
- a CDS encoding lysophospholipid acyltransferase family protein — its product is MEQSKQLTRWQRLRLRLMRSTLRGLARLPRSFVDSVLVPTLDWLLYHLFKYRRQVVEENIRLTLTHLSPDEQKMVGRRFYRHLAELMLHEARYAYGPDEQVRQLFRLEQTELLDQLYEAGHRQLFVLLGHIGPWELMGSSALHLDRSRYQLHVIYKRLHNPIADQLTHEMREQHYAYCIEMMQLARTLMRHRSKQTEQLDERMHLYCLLADQSPDYEQMRYVSSLFGRTTPFVTGWSHLAIKLQIPLLFYEIRHDDQAKQWVGTFRLLCEHPTDKLQHQLVDDYVTLLEENIRLAPHRWLWSHKRWRFDPHDFPQMVYSPRCDDLSL
- a CDS encoding 6-phosphogluconolactonase, encoding MNYHQYSTPELVTTQLAQFIAEAVEATEGDFHLALSLEEHAEVLAQALTSEPWRSRIAWDRVHFYLLHEQLGEADLAHRTLLQRLLFDPLQIPAEHIHAVEESAQEPAQAAASLQQHVAERVSHLDGRPQFDLALLEMGVDGHLAGVYPDQVELYISDDVFAPNEMTTEQGEQRQLVTVTLEALEESKRLVFLALGQDVRHAVGHIVNLLPEAKAYPANFLAAKIPWVHLFADDQAMREKSYAIY
- the obgE gene encoding GTPase ObgE; translated protein: MAGESNFVDYVKIYLRSGKGGRGSAHFRREKYIPKGGPDGGDGGRGGSIYIEANQNYWTLLHLRYNRHIIAENGEAGSAKLQTGADAPDIVIEVPCGTSVHDATTGEFILDVSQHGERHLLLPGGRGGKGNNFFKTSTNQAPRYAQPGEPSQERLVVLQLKTLADVGLVGLPNAGKSTLLAALSAAKPKIADYPFTTLQPNLGMVSYRDNRSFVMADIPGIIEGAAEGRGLGLRFLRHIERNSILLFMVPIDSPDIIAEYRMLCRELEEYNPGLIDKRHILAITKIDLADSELIDLVSETLPEEVPTIFISAVAQRGLTELKDLIWREINAPSLHDPNEILRQPLNDRTTQEDDDPDNPLPKLKVEEEHDLIDDIIWEE
- a CDS encoding O-antigen ligase family protein produces the protein MPSHTAIAREPSLASRLARFVSRYFLLIVVAVALVVALVVALTGAYPHRTPETLLARDILTYRPLLLTVAVILSMGAVLLPWLVAKGATRATGAKLDYRHHFLPLLCFGLGYANLLLGVVDSYLGLQTLFLIGMIVDNRWEERASLCRPLRQRFLFPLALTAALYILYTVVVAVGWSTNEEIALNYWRREVWLLVIPLYFLIYSGPSERLTQSFWLAALRIAWVYLVVFLIFYYGVLISCGTSPLITLTLNKSYLVEAGFVADSSHMLMPFTFTHYTYLGVYLLIPVVMNICSRERSQRLHAHAVLLVSLLYACALQSRYLLLMAIAVEGYALIYRITARIQGAKHTGRLAAYVMLSGALLLTLIYTTSPYLMHGYLDGTVRNEALQVSYQAAQEVPILIGGGLDYAYTLLQTLPIGTPEEPHLFHFHNQYMQTLVQSGVIGLLLWLSLLGSMLWIVLRQHRSVLIVVVSLWIILCNVDLVSYLPEYLIGMLFLLGLALSTSVSPDKSVERVAICE